Part of the Streptomyces sp. WMMC500 genome is shown below.
CGCCTCGCCGACCAGGCGCAGCGCGCCCGTGGCGTTGGGCGTGAAGATCACGGCGTACTCGGCGGGGTCGGCGTGGAAGTACCGCAGCACCGCCTCGCGGGCCTCGGCGAGCCGGTCCCCGGAGGCCCGGGACGCGGGGCTCTCGGAGTGCGGGTTGCCGAACAGCCCGCCGGTGATGCGCCGGGCGCTGCCCGCGACGAGGGAGCGCGGCGGGAGCCCCGCGCCGGTGTGGTCGAGATAGGTGTGCCCGCCCTCGTCCAGATAACCGAACTCGCGTTCCCGCAGCTCCGCGAAGAAGTCGGGGGCGCCCGCCGCCCGCTCGCGCACGTGCCCGGTGGTGCCTGCCCTGCCCATGGGACCCCTCCGCATGAATTCTGCTAAAGGTAGCCATACCAGGATGACACCGACGACGCCCGGCGACGCCCAGCGAACGCGGCCGGGGTGGGAGATGTCGCGGCGTACCCCCCTCTCGCGGGGGACGGCCCGGCGTACGCCGGCGAAACCCGGTGGCGCGGGCGCGGGGTGCCTCACTAGCGTCGCCGCCGTGAGGCATGAAGATCCGCTGGCCTACGTGGTGGGCCTGGAGGGCGTCGCCCTGCTGCGCTCGTTCGCCGGAGAGCACGACCGCGCGTTCGTCGCCGCGCGGCTCGGCGAGATCCGCAGGCTGCTCGACGACGAGTCGCTCGCGGGCGCGGGCGTGGACGTCGTCCGGGTGCCCACGGTCGAGGGCTACCGGATCTGGTCGGAGACGTACGACGGGCCCAACTCGGCGTTCGACCTCGACGAGCCCGTCGTCGGCGCGCTCCTCGACCCGCTGCCCGCGGGCGTCGCGCTGGACGCCGCCTGCGGCACGGGGCGGATGGCGGCCCTGCTGGCCGGGCGCGGCCACCGCACCCTCGGCGTCGACAGCTCCCCGGAGATGCTGGCGAGGGCCCGGGAGCGGGTCCCGGGCGGCGACTTCCGCCTCGGCGAGCTGGCCGCGCTGCCCGTGGCCGACGCGGCGGTGGACGTGGTGGTCTGCTCGCTCGCCCTCACACACGTGCCCGATCTGCGCCCGGTGATGGCGGAGTTCGCCCGGGTGCTGCGCCCGGGCGGGCACCTCGTGACGTCGGACCTCCACCCGGAGCGGGTGGCGCTCGGGTCGGTGCCCGCGGTACGCCTGCCGGACGGGAGCCCGGGCCGGGTGGAGACGCACCGGCACGCGGTCGGGGCCTA
Proteins encoded:
- a CDS encoding class I SAM-dependent methyltransferase — encoded protein: MRHEDPLAYVVGLEGVALLRSFAGEHDRAFVAARLGEIRRLLDDESLAGAGVDVVRVPTVEGYRIWSETYDGPNSAFDLDEPVVGALLDPLPAGVALDAACGTGRMAALLAGRGHRTLGVDSSPEMLARARERVPGGDFRLGELAALPVADAAVDVVVCSLALTHVPDLRPVMAEFARVLRPGGHLVTSDLHPERVALGSVPAVRLPDGSPGRVETHRHAVGAYVRAARAAGLEVLGCEEPGVPAAGEAAAPATGPGPWEAWPWSLRELVPEATAASDAGVPAEIVWHFRRPAPSRHAPAGS